The following proteins come from a genomic window of Macrobrachium nipponense isolate FS-2020 chromosome 32, ASM1510439v2, whole genome shotgun sequence:
- the LOC135207541 gene encoding uncharacterized protein LOC135207541, translating to MGNTVQKLRTRLVMERAQAAAVAAGHHHGLVPSQSVFYPERSRSPDGRKSSTGSSSDASWTSAQDDPLDAALQSLDDLHDPDGALSDLLARTGEDDFMKAVLSFCSYMDGRMDTLDNSKIYDEFRSYTMMAEPAKVEVA from the coding sequence ATGGGTAATACAGTACAGAAGCTGCGAACTCGTCTAGTGATGGAGAGGGCACAAGCCGCCGCAGTAGCTGCAGGCCACCACCACGGGCTAGTCCCGTCGCAGTCCGTCTTCTACCCAGAGCGCAGCCGAAGCCCCGACGGCCGCAAGTCTTCCACGGGCTCCTCCAGCGACGCCTCATGGACCAGCGCCCAGGACGACCCCTTGGACGCTGCCCTGCAGTCTCTGGACGACCTGCACGACCCCGACGGCGCGTTGAGCGACTTGCTCGCCCGCACGGGAGAGGACGACTTCATGAAGGCCGTCCTGTCCTTCTGTTCCTACATGGACGGCAGGATGGACACCCTCGACAACTCGAAGATCTACGACGAGTTCCGCTCCTACACGATGATGGCCGAGCCGGCCAAGGTGGAAGTTGCCTGA